A single region of the Stenotrophomonas sp. Marseille-Q4652 genome encodes:
- a CDS encoding M2 family metallopeptidase: MNHRHLLLAAAIGTAVLSLSACKKEAAPETTAPAASAAPAESADEFIARVNAELKAMYPEMTSAQWLSSTYINDDSARVAAKANERWLTILNGWIEQAGKYDGQPMSEDTKRAINLLKLSTSMPAPRDPAKLGELTRIATKMEGDYGSGEYCTGEGDAKQCRQLGELEQVLARSRDYDKQLDAWQGWHATAAPMRKDYQRFVELVNEGAREMGFADAGAMWRSAYDMPAEQVGPETDRLWEQVKPLYEQLHCYTRSKLVKSYGKDKGEVAGGMIPAHLAGNMWQQDWSNLWDMLEPYAGAGSLDITAALEKQHQANLSAALAKPGATASAESRFKAQREAELLTARQMTERAEDFYVSLGMPKLPESYWQNTQFIKPLDRNVVCHASAWDMNMGGEDGKSPDVRTKMCITPTEENFTTIYHELGHIYYDLAYNPQQPLFQGGANDGFHEAIGDTIVLAMTPRYLSSIGLVDQPQESREAVINNQMRMALSGVSFLPFGLMIDRWRWGVFDGSIKPEQYNAKWWELKAKYQGVAPATARGEDLFDPGAKYHVPGNTPYTRYFLARVLQFQFYKGLCDAAGYTGPLNECSFYGNKEAGQKFWAMLNKGASQPWQATLNELTGTQKLDAAPLLEYFSPLQEWLKQQNEGQMCGWEASAGAPAPAPAANAG; the protein is encoded by the coding sequence GTGAACCATCGTCACCTGTTGCTGGCCGCTGCCATCGGCACCGCCGTCCTTTCGCTGTCGGCCTGCAAGAAGGAAGCAGCGCCGGAAACCACCGCACCGGCGGCGAGCGCCGCTCCGGCCGAAAGCGCCGATGAGTTCATCGCCCGCGTCAACGCCGAGCTCAAGGCGATGTACCCGGAAATGACCTCGGCCCAGTGGCTGTCGTCGACCTACATCAATGACGACTCGGCGCGCGTGGCGGCCAAGGCCAACGAGCGCTGGCTGACCATCCTCAATGGCTGGATCGAACAGGCCGGCAAGTACGACGGCCAGCCGATGAGCGAGGACACCAAGCGCGCGATCAACCTGCTGAAGCTGTCGACCTCGATGCCGGCCCCGCGTGACCCGGCCAAGCTCGGCGAGCTGACCCGCATCGCCACCAAGATGGAAGGCGACTACGGCTCGGGCGAGTACTGCACCGGCGAGGGCGATGCGAAGCAGTGCCGCCAGCTCGGTGAGCTGGAACAGGTGCTGGCGCGCTCGCGCGACTACGACAAGCAGCTCGACGCCTGGCAGGGCTGGCACGCCACCGCCGCGCCGATGCGCAAGGATTACCAGCGCTTCGTCGAACTGGTGAACGAAGGTGCCAGGGAAATGGGCTTTGCCGATGCCGGCGCGATGTGGCGCAGCGCCTACGACATGCCGGCCGAGCAGGTCGGCCCCGAAACCGACCGCCTGTGGGAACAGGTCAAGCCGCTGTACGAGCAACTGCACTGCTACACCCGCAGCAAGCTGGTGAAGTCCTATGGCAAGGACAAGGGCGAAGTGGCCGGCGGCATGATCCCGGCGCACCTCGCCGGCAACATGTGGCAGCAGGACTGGAGCAACCTGTGGGACATGCTCGAGCCCTACGCTGGTGCCGGCAGCCTGGACATCACCGCCGCGCTGGAAAAGCAGCACCAGGCCAACCTCAGCGCCGCCCTGGCCAAGCCGGGCGCCACCGCCAGCGCCGAGTCCCGCTTCAAGGCGCAGCGTGAGGCCGAACTGCTGACCGCCAGGCAGATGACCGAGCGCGCGGAGGACTTCTACGTGTCTCTGGGCATGCCCAAACTGCCGGAGAGCTACTGGCAGAACACCCAGTTCATCAAGCCGCTGGACCGCAATGTGGTCTGCCACGCCAGCGCCTGGGACATGAACATGGGTGGCGAGGACGGCAAGAGCCCGGACGTGCGCACCAAGATGTGCATCACCCCGACCGAGGAAAACTTCACCACGATCTACCACGAACTGGGCCACATCTATTACGACCTGGCCTACAACCCGCAGCAGCCGCTGTTCCAGGGCGGTGCCAACGACGGCTTCCACGAGGCCATCGGCGACACCATCGTGCTGGCGATGACTCCTCGCTACCTGAGCTCGATCGGCCTGGTCGACCAGCCGCAGGAAAGCCGCGAGGCGGTGATCAACAACCAGATGCGCATGGCGCTGAGCGGCGTGTCGTTCCTGCCGTTCGGGCTGATGATCGACCGCTGGCGCTGGGGCGTGTTCGACGGCTCGATCAAGCCCGAGCAGTACAACGCCAAGTGGTGGGAACTGAAGGCGAAGTACCAGGGCGTGGCCCCGGCCACCGCGCGCGGCGAGGACTTGTTCGATCCGGGCGCCAAGTACCACGTGCCGGGCAACACCCCGTACACCCGCTACTTCCTGGCGCGCGTGCTGCAGTTCCAGTTCTACAAGGGCCTGTGCGATGCGGCCGGCTACACCGGCCCGCTCAACGAATGCAGCTTCTACGGCAACAAGGAAGCCGGCCAGAAGTTCTGGGCGATGCTCAACAAGGGCGCCAGCCAGCCGTGGCAGGCCACGCTCAACGAGCTGACCGGCACCCAGAAGCTCGACGCCGCCCCGCTGCTGGAATACTTCTCGCCGCTGCAGGAATGGCTGAAGCAGCAGAACGAGGGCCAGATGTGCGGCTGGGAAGCCTCGGCGGGAGCTCCGGCTCCGGCTCCGGCAGCCAACGCCGGCTGA
- a CDS encoding phosphatase PAP2 family protein yields MFRSTSSLPPARLEFSCKHLFLPASALVLLSALLMGGGGDLWLADHLYQLEGNHWGLRDAWLTSGLIHRGGKWLSVGASLVVVAALARAGTDIRWRQLRRPLLYLLLALGLSTGLVSLLKSLTHMDCPWDLDRYGGTRSFVGLFEARPPDMPSAACFPGGHSSAGYAWVALYFFAWVVRPQLRGRLLATALLAGAIFGAGQQLRGAHFLSHDLWSLGISWLVAATLFLVMFPRLAAGAVPVAVQAPTAGARA; encoded by the coding sequence TTGTTCCGTTCCACTTCGAGCCTGCCACCGGCACGCCTGGAGTTTTCCTGCAAGCACCTTTTCCTCCCTGCGTCCGCACTCGTCCTGCTCAGCGCGCTGCTGATGGGCGGTGGCGGTGACCTGTGGCTTGCCGACCATCTGTACCAGCTGGAAGGCAACCATTGGGGACTGAGGGACGCATGGCTTACCAGTGGCTTGATCCATCGCGGCGGCAAGTGGCTGAGCGTGGGCGCGTCGTTGGTGGTCGTGGCCGCGCTGGCGCGCGCCGGCACCGATATCCGCTGGCGACAGCTTCGCCGTCCGTTGCTTTACCTGCTGCTTGCGCTTGGACTGTCCACCGGCCTGGTGTCGCTGCTGAAGTCGCTCACCCACATGGACTGCCCGTGGGACCTGGACCGCTACGGCGGTACGCGCAGCTTCGTCGGCCTCTTCGAGGCACGGCCGCCGGACATGCCGTCTGCGGCCTGCTTTCCCGGCGGTCATTCCAGCGCCGGCTATGCGTGGGTGGCGCTGTACTTCTTCGCCTGGGTGGTCCGCCCGCAGCTACGTGGGCGCCTGCTTGCCACCGCGTTGCTGGCCGGAGCGATTTTCGGCGCCGGCCAACAACTGCGTGGCGCGCATTTCCTCTCGCACGACCTGTGGTCGCTGGGGATCAGCTGGTTGGTCGCAGCCACGCTGTTCCTGGTCATGTTCCCACGACTGGCCGCGGGTGCTGTGCCCGTTGCCGTCCAGGCACCGACCGCTGGAGCACGGGCATGA
- a CDS encoding phosphoethanolamine--lipid A transferase, protein MNVAAVQTRSRLPSLSGLRSWRPELSTETLILAASTFFALACNALFWRNAMATHPGSVLFAGSLLALLVSVHALLLGLLLWRWNAKSLLVVLLVATAFATHYMNSYNVYLDADMLRNVLATDQKESRELMTPALILPLLGYAVLPILALSRLRLRRRRWTHALLWRLAFLAGIVVVGGASAMVSFQDLSALLRNHREVRYLATPVNYLVALKQNLSSAGAIGKQPRLPLGTDASTLPRAAGSRPRLLVLVVGETVRAQNWGLNGYERQTTPELAQTEAINFPDMHACGTSTEVSLPCMFSPFGRHDYDEKKIRGHQSLLHVLEHAGISTLWRDNQSGCKGVCEGLEIQRLDEARKPGLCADGRCMDEILLDDLAAQVRAKPGDRVVVLHQLGNHGPSYFQRYPATFRHFGPTCDTADLGKCSREQIVNSYDNSVRYTDHFLSRTIRTLRAMDDYDSAMIYLSDHGESLGEKGLYLHGVPYAIAPQEQTRVPMVMWFSQGFAQDRGLDLACVRQRAAQRSDHDNLFPSVLGLMQVRTSLYDRSRDLFAGCAT, encoded by the coding sequence ATGAATGTCGCCGCCGTCCAGACCAGGAGCCGCCTTCCGTCACTTTCCGGCCTGCGCAGCTGGCGCCCCGAGCTGTCCACCGAGACCTTGATCCTGGCAGCCAGCACGTTCTTCGCCCTGGCCTGCAACGCGCTGTTCTGGCGCAACGCCATGGCAACCCATCCGGGCAGCGTGCTGTTCGCCGGGTCGCTGTTGGCGCTGCTGGTGTCGGTGCATGCGTTGCTGCTCGGCCTGTTGCTGTGGCGCTGGAACGCCAAGTCGCTGTTGGTCGTCCTGCTGGTGGCCACCGCCTTCGCCACGCATTACATGAACAGCTACAACGTGTACCTGGATGCGGACATGCTGCGCAATGTGCTGGCAACCGACCAGAAGGAATCGCGCGAGCTGATGACGCCGGCGCTGATCCTGCCGCTGCTGGGCTATGCCGTGCTTCCCATCCTGGCCCTGTCGCGGCTGCGGCTGCGCCGGCGCCGCTGGACCCACGCGCTGTTGTGGCGACTGGCCTTCCTCGCCGGCATCGTCGTTGTCGGCGGCGCCAGTGCCATGGTTTCCTTCCAGGACCTCTCGGCGTTGCTGCGCAACCATCGCGAAGTGCGCTACCTCGCCACGCCGGTCAACTACCTGGTGGCGCTGAAGCAGAACCTCTCCTCCGCCGGTGCCATCGGCAAACAACCCAGGCTGCCACTCGGCACTGACGCCAGTACCCTGCCCCGCGCTGCCGGCAGCCGCCCACGCCTGCTGGTGCTGGTTGTAGGCGAAACGGTGCGTGCGCAGAATTGGGGACTGAATGGCTACGAGCGACAGACCACACCGGAACTGGCCCAGACCGAGGCGATCAACTTTCCCGACATGCATGCCTGTGGCACCAGCACGGAAGTTTCATTGCCCTGCATGTTCTCTCCATTCGGCCGGCACGATTACGACGAGAAGAAGATCCGCGGACACCAGTCCTTGCTGCATGTGCTCGAGCATGCGGGCATCTCGACCCTGTGGCGGGACAACCAGTCCGGCTGCAAGGGCGTATGCGAGGGGCTCGAGATCCAGCGCCTGGATGAGGCCCGCAAGCCGGGGCTGTGCGCCGATGGCCGCTGCATGGATGAAATCCTGCTCGATGACCTGGCCGCGCAGGTGCGGGCCAAACCCGGCGACCGGGTGGTCGTTCTGCACCAGCTCGGCAACCACGGTCCCAGTTACTTCCAGCGTTATCCGGCCACGTTCAGGCACTTCGGCCCCACCTGCGACACGGCCGACCTGGGCAAGTGCAGCCGCGAGCAGATCGTCAACAGCTACGACAACTCGGTGCGCTACACCGACCATTTCCTCAGCCGCACGATCCGCACGCTGCGCGCCATGGACGACTATGACAGCGCGATGATCTATCTGTCCGACCATGGCGAATCACTCGGCGAGAAGGGCCTGTACCTGCATGGCGTGCCCTACGCCATCGCGCCGCAGGAACAGACGCGGGTACCGATGGTGATGTGGTTCTCGCAGGGGTTTGCCCAGGACCGCGGGCTGGATCTGGCGTGCGTGCGCCAGCGCGCTGCCCAGCGCAGCGATCACGACAATCTGTTTCCGTCCGTGCTCGGCTTGATGCAGGTGCGGACCTCGCTCTACGACCGCTCGCGCGACCTGTTCGCCGGTTGCGCGACCTGA